In one Vulgatibacter incomptus genomic region, the following are encoded:
- a CDS encoding FAD-binding oxidoreductase, with protein MDPRWSELSARIGAEKVRPWDPETLGAYARDESGLGAHAPAAVVFPSSTEDVAEVMRFASAHRIPVTPCAARTGKSGGSLPLPGGIALSMERMNRILELSREDLTLVVQPGCVTGQVMAAAEEAGLFYPPDPNSWETCSIGGNVAENAGGPRALKYGVTRDYVLGLEAVLPSGEVVRTGKRTIKGVAGYDLTALLVGSEGTLAVITEITLRLVPLPREIRTALCIFPDEGSAARAVAGILGAGILPRTLELFDDCSIDASSRKGPYRFPDGARSAILAETDGDEGEAVMRQLERLGGIALESGAIDVLVAQTETQRRDLWATRRRVSEALRLLHPLKVSEDIVVPRSRIPEAVERLKALGRTHGLTVATYGHAGDGNLHANVLFDREEERPRVNACVDDVIRVALDLGGTITGEHGVGLAKRDFLPLEQGEGLIGLQRALKGVFDPLGILNPGKIFL; from the coding sequence ATGGACCCACGGTGGAGTGAGCTCTCGGCGCGGATCGGTGCGGAGAAGGTCCGGCCGTGGGATCCCGAGACCCTGGGGGCCTACGCCCGCGACGAGTCGGGCCTCGGGGCCCACGCTCCGGCGGCGGTCGTCTTCCCGTCGTCAACCGAAGACGTCGCGGAGGTGATGCGCTTCGCCTCCGCCCATCGGATCCCGGTGACGCCCTGCGCGGCGCGGACGGGGAAGAGCGGCGGCTCCCTCCCGCTCCCCGGCGGGATCGCGCTCTCGATGGAGCGGATGAACCGGATCCTCGAGCTCTCACGCGAGGACCTCACCCTGGTGGTCCAGCCAGGCTGCGTCACCGGTCAGGTGATGGCCGCCGCGGAAGAGGCCGGCCTCTTCTATCCACCCGATCCCAACTCCTGGGAGACGTGCAGCATCGGTGGCAACGTCGCCGAGAACGCCGGGGGCCCGAGGGCCCTCAAGTACGGCGTTACCCGGGACTACGTGCTCGGGCTCGAGGCCGTGCTCCCCTCCGGCGAGGTGGTGCGGACCGGCAAGCGGACGATCAAGGGCGTCGCGGGCTACGACCTCACCGCGCTCCTGGTGGGCAGCGAGGGCACCCTCGCGGTGATCACCGAGATCACCTTGCGGCTCGTGCCCCTGCCGCGGGAGATCCGCACCGCGCTCTGCATCTTCCCCGACGAGGGCTCCGCCGCCCGTGCGGTGGCCGGGATCCTCGGCGCGGGGATCCTCCCCCGCACCCTGGAGCTCTTCGACGACTGCTCCATCGACGCCAGCTCGCGCAAGGGGCCGTACCGCTTTCCGGACGGCGCGCGGTCCGCCATCCTCGCAGAGACCGATGGCGACGAGGGCGAGGCCGTGATGCGGCAGCTCGAGCGCCTCGGCGGGATCGCCCTCGAGAGCGGGGCGATCGACGTCCTGGTCGCCCAGACGGAGACCCAGCGCCGCGACCTCTGGGCCACGAGGCGCCGGGTCTCCGAGGCCCTTCGGCTCCTCCATCCCCTCAAGGTGAGCGAGGACATCGTGGTTCCGCGGTCGCGGATCCCCGAGGCGGTGGAGCGGCTCAAGGCCCTCGGCCGGACGCACGGGCTGACGGTGGCCACCTATGGGCACGCAGGCGACGGCAACCTACACGCCAACGTGCTCTTCGACCGCGAAGAGGAGCGGCCCCGGGTGAACGCCTGCGTGGACGACGTGATCCGGGTGGCCCTCGACCTCGGGGGCACCATCACGGGCGAGCACGGCGTCGGCCTCGCCAAGCGCGACTTCCTCCCGCTCGAGCAGGGGGAAGGGCTGATCGGGCTCCAGCGCGCCCTGAAGGGCGTCTTCGATCCCCTCGGGATCCTCAATCCGGGGAAGATCTTCCTGTAG
- the tyrS gene encoding tyrosine--tRNA ligase, with product MSDLLRQATPQEQLQELARGAIDLVTSEELLARLQKSVDAGVPLTVKAGFDPTAPDLHLGHTVLLQRMARFQRFGHRVVFLIGDFTGRIGDPTGKSAARPPLTQEQVLANAETYKTQVYRVLDPEATEIRFNSEWFGAMSSADMIGLAARYPVARMLERDDFAKRYREGRSIAIHEFLYPLVQGYDSVALKADVELGGSDQLFNLLVGRDLQRDFAQRPQVVITGPLLEGLDARLDPATGKIVGDKMSKSLGNYVGIAEAPQEQFGKLMSITDDLMWRYYELLSGRSLSEIAALKQGHPKAAKVAFAKEMVARFHNAAAADAAEAHFEQVIVRKERPDEVEIRMMALPEGQERMPLAAVLEGAGLASSRGEARRLVAQGGVSIDGARAGDPQAELAAGTYELKVGKRRFMRVTIA from the coding sequence ATGAGCGACCTTCTTCGTCAGGCGACCCCGCAGGAGCAGCTCCAGGAGCTCGCCCGGGGCGCGATCGATCTCGTCACCTCCGAGGAGCTCCTCGCGCGGCTCCAGAAGTCGGTCGACGCGGGGGTTCCACTCACGGTGAAGGCGGGCTTCGACCCCACCGCTCCCGATCTCCACCTCGGCCACACCGTGCTCCTCCAGCGGATGGCGCGGTTCCAGCGCTTCGGGCACCGCGTGGTCTTCCTCATCGGCGACTTCACCGGCCGGATCGGCGATCCCACCGGTAAGAGCGCAGCTCGGCCTCCGCTCACGCAGGAGCAGGTCCTCGCCAACGCCGAGACCTACAAGACCCAGGTCTACCGGGTGCTCGATCCGGAGGCCACGGAGATCCGCTTCAACAGCGAGTGGTTCGGCGCCATGAGCTCCGCCGACATGATCGGCCTCGCGGCGCGTTACCCGGTGGCGCGGATGCTCGAGCGCGACGACTTCGCCAAGCGCTACCGCGAGGGGCGCTCGATCGCGATCCACGAGTTCCTCTACCCGCTGGTCCAGGGCTACGACTCGGTGGCGCTGAAGGCGGACGTCGAGCTCGGCGGGAGCGATCAGCTCTTCAACCTCCTGGTGGGACGCGACCTCCAGCGCGACTTCGCCCAGCGGCCGCAGGTGGTGATCACCGGCCCGCTCCTCGAGGGCCTCGACGCGCGCCTCGATCCCGCCACCGGCAAGATCGTCGGCGACAAGATGTCGAAGTCCCTCGGCAACTACGTGGGGATCGCCGAGGCGCCGCAGGAGCAGTTCGGCAAGCTGATGTCGATCACCGACGACCTGATGTGGCGCTACTACGAGCTGCTCTCGGGCCGCAGCCTCTCGGAGATCGCCGCGCTGAAGCAGGGGCATCCCAAGGCGGCAAAGGTCGCCTTCGCGAAGGAGATGGTGGCGCGCTTCCACAACGCCGCCGCCGCGGACGCCGCCGAAGCCCACTTCGAGCAGGTGATCGTCCGCAAGGAACGGCCCGACGAGGTCGAGATCCGCATGATGGCGCTGCCCGAGGGACAGGAGCGGATGCCGCTTGCCGCCGTCCTCGAGGGAGCGGGCCTCGCGTCGTCGCGGGGCGAGGCGCGTCGCCTGGTCGCCCAGGGAGGCGTGTCCATCGACGGCGCCCGCGCGGGCGATCCACAGGCCGAGCTGGCCGCCGGCACCTACGAGCTCAAGGTCGGCAAGCGCCGCTTCATGCGGGTCACGATCGCGTAA
- the folE gene encoding GTP cyclohydrolase I: protein MGADRDAAPGETPRIAPPDPEKMAAGIRLFLEGCGVDLSDANVRETPHRVAKAWAEEFLDGYDRSAREVLGDFYEERKPAADEMVVVTSIDFQSMCPHHLLPYRGVAHVAYLPAGRVVGFSRLARLVDAFAHRLILQETLAREIAEAIRRELGSAGAAVVLEAEQTCMTTRGERRSQARAITEAFTGEFASRPELRERFVGRISGR from the coding sequence ATGGGAGCTGATCGCGACGCCGCCCCTGGCGAGACGCCGCGGATCGCCCCTCCCGATCCCGAGAAGATGGCGGCGGGGATCCGCCTCTTCCTCGAGGGCTGCGGCGTGGATCTCTCCGACGCCAACGTGCGGGAGACGCCGCATCGCGTGGCCAAGGCCTGGGCCGAGGAGTTCCTCGATGGCTACGACCGGAGCGCACGCGAGGTCCTCGGCGACTTCTACGAGGAGCGAAAGCCCGCAGCCGACGAGATGGTCGTGGTCACTTCGATCGACTTCCAGTCGATGTGCCCCCACCACCTGCTCCCGTATCGCGGCGTGGCGCACGTGGCGTACCTCCCCGCAGGGCGTGTGGTCGGCTTCTCGCGGCTCGCACGCCTCGTGGACGCCTTCGCCCATCGGCTGATCCTCCAGGAGACGCTGGCTCGGGAGATCGCGGAAGCGATCCGGCGGGAGCTGGGATCCGCCGGCGCGGCCGTGGTCCTGGAGGCCGAGCAGACCTGCATGACGACTCGCGGGGAGCGGCGCTCCCAGGCGCGCGCGATCACCGAGGCCTTCACGGGGGAGTTCGCGTCGCGGCCGGAGCTGCGCGAGCGCTTCGTCGGGCGGATCTCCGGGAGGTAG
- a CDS encoding DUF2203 domain-containing protein, which yields MDTTTPVPSRLFSQSEANSLVPTLQLSFATISEMRSGVEELLADLASGDPTRIAGILRGEEPVPPGEEPRIEKLQSLIVELGEAVESVVAQGVIIQELDPGMVDFPSLFDGRVVLLSWQYGEHAVEYFHELDDGFESRAPLPDAHPVLH from the coding sequence ATGGATACCACCACCCCCGTGCCCTCGCGCCTCTTCTCGCAGAGCGAGGCCAACTCTCTCGTCCCGACGTTGCAGCTCTCGTTCGCCACGATCTCCGAGATGAGGAGCGGAGTGGAGGAGCTGCTCGCCGACCTCGCGAGCGGCGATCCGACGCGGATCGCCGGGATCCTGCGCGGCGAGGAGCCGGTGCCTCCCGGTGAGGAGCCGCGGATCGAGAAGCTGCAGAGCCTGATCGTCGAGCTGGGCGAGGCGGTGGAGTCGGTGGTGGCGCAGGGGGTGATCATCCAGGAGCTGGATCCCGGCATGGTCGACTTTCCCTCGCTCTTCGACGGCCGGGTCGTGCTGCTCTCCTGGCAGTACGGCGAGCACGCGGTCGAGTACTTCCACGAGCTGGACGACGGCTTCGAGTCGCGGGCGCCGCTCCCGGATGCACACCCCGTGTTGCACTAG
- a CDS encoding sigma-70 family RNA polymerase sigma factor, producing the protein MVKSEFEELQRYLRALPRYQALSREEERDLALLARKGNSRARDELIKRNLPFVVAVAKRSMGRGARLDDLVQEGNIGLMRAVEKFDTHKGTRFSTYAIWWIRAYIQKYLKEVHSSVRGGEDGKRRGLRDISLDVAVDEEGEITGLDRLPDEGPAPDDSYFAAESSDLVRSRLERYRKRIGPLGWDILEERLSSDTPQTLEQIGKRWGLSRERVRQVELQTRTFLRRALEDLHEAA; encoded by the coding sequence ATGGTCAAGAGCGAGTTCGAAGAGCTTCAGAGGTACTTGCGAGCTCTTCCGCGCTACCAGGCCCTGAGCCGGGAAGAGGAGCGGGATCTCGCGCTCCTCGCCCGCAAAGGAAATTCCCGGGCGCGCGACGAGCTGATCAAGAGGAACCTCCCCTTCGTGGTGGCCGTCGCCAAGCGGAGCATGGGCCGCGGCGCGCGCCTCGACGACCTCGTCCAGGAGGGGAACATCGGGCTGATGCGCGCGGTCGAGAAGTTCGACACGCACAAAGGGACCCGGTTCTCGACCTACGCCATCTGGTGGATCCGCGCCTACATCCAGAAGTACCTGAAGGAGGTCCACTCCTCTGTGCGAGGCGGCGAGGACGGGAAGCGCCGCGGCCTGCGGGACATCTCCCTCGACGTTGCGGTGGACGAGGAGGGCGAGATCACCGGCCTCGATCGGCTCCCCGACGAGGGCCCGGCCCCCGACGACTCGTACTTCGCCGCGGAGTCCTCCGACCTGGTCCGGAGCCGCCTCGAGCGCTACCGCAAGCGGATCGGCCCCCTGGGCTGGGACATCCTCGAGGAGCGCCTCAGCTCCGACACGCCGCAGACCCTGGAGCAGATCGGCAAGCGGTGGGGACTCTCCCGCGAGCGCGTGCGCCAGGTGGAGCTCCAGACCCGCACCTTTTTGCGCCGCGCCCTCGAGGACCTCCACGAGGCCGCGTAG
- a CDS encoding HAMP domain-containing protein: MSDGPQQETPPEAEEEAESGGLVSIRDALRAAALGDFSVRLPVDGGEGLHAEVARAFNALAARNERLVEELEDVCLAVGTEGKLGARADDSWCEGGWTDAVDSVNRLIDRLTSPMLQTTRILGKIAKGDLSERFDIQADGDVLALKKAVEATADQLRSVSAEVIRVAREVGVDGKLGAQAHVSGVSGPWRELVDGVNLLASNLTVQVRDIAQIATAIASGDLSQKITVEAKGDVADLKNTMNAMVDQLRTFADEVTRVAREVGTEGKLGGQARVPGVAGTWKELTESVNTMASNLTSQVRGIVAVVTAVAEGDLSRRLVLKASGEIEALADTINGMTDNLKVFAEQVTTVAREVGMEGQLGGQASVPGAAGTWKDLTENVNMLAGNLTAQVRNIALVTTAVAKGDLSRKITVEAKGEIETLKETINGMVEQLRTFASEVTRVAKEVGTDGQLGGQAEVPGVSGTWQGLTENVNIMAANLTDQVRGIGRVVTAVANGDLSKRLILVAKGEIATLADTINDMTDTLRTFADQVTSVAREVGIEGKLGGQASVPGAAGTWRDLTDNVNQLAANLTTQVRAIADVAASVTEGDLSRTIDVKARGEVLALKDTINQMIANLRDTTRENTEQDWLKTNLANFFPILQGQPSLESLTDQVMSKLTPLVGATHGAFYLFDDEDKELRLTSTYAYRRRKGLSNRFGLGDGLVGQCALEKKTIVVEDVPKDYVHIGSGLGESPPREIAVFPILYEEQVKGVIELGTFRRFTQIEVNFVEQLVMNLGLAINLIGASVRTEQLLEQLRGSNVELEGRRRELEDKAQELEARNRDVARASKSLEEKAEELAQVSKYKSQFLANMSHEIRTPLNSMLILAQMLAANEKERLGDREQEWASAIHAAGKELLSLINQVLDLSKIEAGRIEPHEEAVPIEGIRQLVERTFRPVALQKGLEFRIDVGEDVPRRVATDRQLLGQVLVNLLSNAFKFTKEGQVRLSIESHEETLEFAVSDTGIGIAPDQRRRIFEAFHQVDGSMTRRYEGTGLGLTISREYARLLGGDIEVESEEGKGSTFTLRLPLTVADRGEVPMEREPEKEGAKEPGEPAGMPAEAREQLQGKKVLVVEDDVRNLYSITALLESFGMEVSPASSARVAYRSLEEHPDFDVILMDLMMPEIDGYEATSTIREMPEASEIPIIILTAKVSQSDRERALEAGGSDFVAKPVEIGELATAILRNLGSE; this comes from the coding sequence ATGTCCGACGGCCCACAGCAGGAGACGCCTCCAGAGGCAGAGGAGGAAGCGGAATCCGGCGGCCTCGTGTCGATTCGGGACGCGCTCCGTGCGGCCGCCCTGGGCGACTTCTCGGTGCGCCTCCCGGTCGACGGAGGCGAGGGTCTGCACGCGGAGGTCGCTCGGGCGTTCAACGCGCTCGCCGCCCGCAACGAGCGGCTGGTCGAGGAGCTGGAGGACGTCTGCCTCGCCGTGGGGACGGAGGGCAAGCTGGGCGCGAGGGCGGACGACAGCTGGTGCGAGGGCGGATGGACCGACGCCGTGGACTCCGTCAACCGGCTGATCGATCGCCTCACCTCGCCCATGCTCCAGACGACCCGCATCCTCGGCAAGATCGCGAAGGGCGATCTCTCCGAGCGCTTCGACATCCAGGCGGACGGCGACGTGCTGGCGCTGAAGAAGGCGGTAGAGGCCACCGCGGACCAGCTCCGCTCCGTCTCGGCCGAGGTCATCCGCGTGGCGCGGGAGGTGGGCGTCGACGGGAAGCTCGGCGCCCAGGCCCATGTGTCGGGCGTCTCCGGGCCCTGGCGAGAGCTGGTCGACGGCGTGAACCTCTTGGCCAGCAACCTCACCGTGCAGGTCCGGGACATCGCCCAGATCGCGACGGCGATCGCTTCGGGGGACCTCTCTCAGAAGATCACCGTCGAGGCGAAGGGCGACGTCGCCGACCTCAAGAACACGATGAACGCGATGGTCGACCAGCTCCGGACCTTCGCCGACGAGGTGACCCGCGTCGCCCGGGAGGTGGGGACCGAGGGAAAGCTCGGCGGCCAGGCGCGCGTACCGGGCGTTGCCGGCACGTGGAAGGAGCTCACCGAGAGCGTGAACACCATGGCCTCGAACCTGACCAGCCAGGTCCGCGGCATCGTGGCGGTGGTGACCGCCGTTGCGGAAGGCGATCTCTCGCGGCGCCTGGTGCTGAAGGCCAGCGGTGAGATCGAGGCGCTGGCCGACACCATCAACGGGATGACCGACAACCTCAAGGTCTTCGCCGAACAGGTGACGACGGTGGCGCGTGAGGTCGGCATGGAGGGTCAGCTCGGAGGGCAGGCCTCGGTGCCGGGCGCCGCCGGAACGTGGAAGGACCTCACCGAGAACGTGAACATGCTCGCCGGGAACCTCACGGCGCAGGTCCGCAACATCGCGCTGGTGACCACCGCCGTGGCCAAGGGCGATCTCTCCAGGAAGATCACGGTCGAGGCGAAGGGAGAGATCGAGACACTGAAGGAGACCATCAACGGAATGGTGGAGCAGCTCCGCACCTTCGCCTCGGAAGTGACGCGGGTCGCGAAGGAGGTGGGGACGGACGGCCAGCTGGGCGGGCAGGCCGAGGTGCCGGGCGTCTCGGGGACCTGGCAGGGGCTCACGGAGAACGTGAACATCATGGCCGCGAATCTGACGGATCAGGTGCGCGGCATCGGCCGGGTCGTGACGGCGGTGGCGAACGGCGATCTCTCGAAGCGCCTCATCCTCGTGGCGAAGGGGGAGATCGCGACCCTGGCCGACACGATCAACGACATGACGGACACGCTCCGCACCTTCGCCGATCAGGTGACGAGCGTGGCCCGGGAGGTGGGGATCGAGGGCAAGCTGGGCGGGCAGGCCAGCGTTCCAGGGGCCGCCGGCACGTGGAGGGATCTCACGGACAACGTGAACCAGCTCGCGGCGAACCTCACGACCCAGGTCCGCGCGATCGCGGACGTGGCGGCCTCCGTGACCGAAGGTGATCTCAGCCGGACCATCGACGTGAAGGCCCGCGGTGAGGTGCTCGCGCTCAAGGACACCATCAACCAGATGATCGCGAACCTCCGCGATACCACCCGCGAGAACACGGAGCAGGACTGGCTCAAGACGAACCTGGCCAACTTCTTCCCGATCCTCCAGGGGCAGCCGAGCCTCGAGTCGCTGACGGATCAGGTGATGTCCAAGCTCACGCCCCTCGTCGGCGCCACCCACGGAGCGTTCTATCTCTTCGACGACGAGGACAAGGAGCTCCGGCTCACGAGCACCTACGCGTACCGGCGGCGCAAGGGACTGTCCAATCGCTTCGGTCTCGGTGACGGCCTCGTCGGCCAGTGCGCCCTCGAGAAGAAGACGATCGTGGTCGAGGACGTCCCCAAGGACTACGTGCACATCGGCTCGGGGCTCGGCGAGTCGCCGCCGCGCGAGATCGCGGTCTTCCCGATCCTCTACGAGGAGCAGGTGAAGGGCGTCATCGAGCTCGGCACCTTCCGGCGGTTCACGCAGATCGAGGTGAACTTCGTCGAGCAGCTCGTGATGAATCTCGGCCTCGCCATCAACCTGATCGGCGCCAGCGTGCGGACCGAGCAGCTCCTGGAGCAGCTCCGCGGATCCAACGTGGAGCTCGAGGGCCGCCGGCGCGAGCTGGAGGACAAGGCGCAGGAGCTGGAGGCGCGGAACCGCGACGTCGCCCGGGCCAGCAAGTCCCTCGAGGAGAAGGCCGAGGAGCTCGCCCAGGTCTCCAAGTACAAGTCCCAGTTCCTGGCGAACATGTCCCACGAAATCCGGACGCCGCTGAACAGCATGCTGATCCTCGCCCAGATGCTCGCCGCAAACGAGAAGGAGCGGCTCGGCGACCGCGAGCAGGAGTGGGCGTCCGCCATCCACGCAGCGGGCAAGGAGCTCCTCTCGCTCATCAACCAGGTCCTCGACCTCTCCAAGATCGAGGCCGGCCGGATCGAGCCCCACGAGGAGGCCGTGCCCATCGAGGGGATCCGGCAGCTGGTCGAGCGGACCTTTCGGCCGGTGGCGCTGCAGAAGGGCCTCGAGTTCCGGATCGACGTGGGGGAGGACGTACCCCGTCGCGTCGCGACGGATCGGCAGCTGCTCGGGCAGGTCCTCGTCAACCTCCTCTCGAACGCGTTCAAGTTCACCAAGGAGGGCCAGGTCCGGCTTTCGATCGAGAGCCATGAGGAGACCCTGGAGTTCGCCGTCTCGGACACGGGGATCGGCATCGCTCCCGACCAGCGTCGCCGCATCTTCGAGGCGTTCCATCAGGTGGATGGATCGATGACGAGGCGATACGAGGGCACGGGCCTGGGCCTCACGATCAGCCGGGAGTACGCGCGGCTCCTCGGCGGCGACATCGAGGTCGAGAGCGAGGAAGGCAAGGGCAGCACCTTCACACTACGGCTTCCCCTGACCGTAGCGGATCGCGGCGAGGTCCCGATGGAGCGGGAGCCGGAGAAAGAGGGGGCGAAGGAGCCGGGCGAGCCCGCTGGCATGCCCGCCGAGGCGCGAGAGCAGCTCCAGGGGAAGAAGGTGCTGGTGGTCGAGGACGATGTCCGGAATCTCTATTCGATCACCGCGCTCCTCGAGAGCTTCGGCATGGAGGTCTCGCCCGCCTCGAGCGCACGCGTGGCCTATCGTTCCTTGGAGGAGCATCCGGACTTCGACGTGATCCTCATGGACCTGATGATGCCGGAGATCGATGGCTACGAGGCCACGTCGACGATCCGCGAGATGCCGGAGGCCTCCGAGATCCCGATCATCATCCTCACGGCGAAGGTGAGCCAGAGCGATCGCGAACGAGCGCTCGAGGCGGGGGGCAGCGACTTCGTGGCGAAGCCCGTGGAGATCGGCGAGCTCGCTACCGCGATCCTCCGGAACCTCGGGTCGGAGTAG
- a CDS encoding 5-formyltetrahydrofolate cyclo-ligase gives MRIPHPTKAPLRDSLRAMRRSFGEDALSRGSAAIALRVLELPELGALRTIALYQSLPGEVRLTPLWEELASRGTRCVFPRVVRGTRRLDFAPVVDPAELVAGVLGIREPSGPGVELQEIDAFLVPGLAFDPGGGRLGQGGGYYDATLAAAPRALRIGACLDEQLLDEVPVEVHDARVDIVITPTRTFRAPR, from the coding sequence ATGCGCATCCCCCACCCCACGAAGGCGCCGCTCCGGGACTCCCTGCGGGCGATGCGCCGGTCGTTCGGGGAGGACGCCCTCTCCCGGGGATCCGCCGCGATCGCCCTGCGCGTCCTCGAGCTCCCGGAGCTCGGGGCCCTTCGCACCATCGCCCTCTACCAGTCGCTCCCCGGTGAGGTTCGGCTCACGCCCCTCTGGGAGGAGCTCGCGAGCCGCGGAACGCGCTGCGTCTTCCCCCGGGTGGTCCGCGGGACCAGGCGCCTCGACTTCGCCCCGGTGGTCGACCCCGCCGAGCTCGTGGCCGGCGTGCTCGGGATCCGGGAGCCCTCCGGCCCCGGCGTAGAGCTGCAGGAGATCGACGCATTCCTGGTGCCGGGCCTGGCCTTCGATCCGGGCGGCGGCCGGCTGGGCCAGGGAGGCGGCTACTACGACGCCACCCTCGCCGCGGCGCCCCGGGCCCTGCGCATCGGCGCCTGCCTGGACGAGCAGCTCCTGGACGAGGTCCCGGTGGAGGTCCACGACGCCCGTGTGGACATCGTGATCACGCCCACGCGGACCTTTCGCGCCCCGCGCTAG
- the queD gene encoding 6-carboxytetrahydropterin synthase QueD, with protein MPKVELRVEFLFSAAHRLPFHKGVCFRMHGHNYKLLVTVEREVDPATGMVMDFEDLRLQVWEHALDRCDHHTLNDFLENPTAENIVVWMWGELAPKIPGLKEIVLFETPEYSVVYRGAGHGS; from the coding sequence ATGCCCAAGGTCGAGCTTCGCGTCGAGTTCCTCTTCTCGGCGGCCCATCGGCTTCCCTTCCACAAGGGAGTCTGCTTCCGCATGCATGGGCACAACTACAAACTGCTCGTGACGGTGGAGCGCGAGGTCGATCCGGCCACCGGCATGGTGATGGACTTCGAGGACCTCCGGCTGCAGGTGTGGGAGCACGCGCTCGACCGCTGCGACCACCACACGCTCAACGACTTCCTCGAGAACCCCACCGCCGAGAACATCGTGGTCTGGATGTGGGGCGAGCTCGCGCCGAAGATCCCGGGGCTCAAGGAGATCGTGCTCTTCGAGACGCCCGAGTACTCGGTGGTCTACCGAGGAGCGGGACATGGGAGCTGA
- a CDS encoding thiamine pyrophosphate-binding protein — MAALTGGALVAKMLAAEGIRHVFTLSGLHVAPIYAGCVEEGIAIVDTRHEQAAVHAADAYARLTRGPGVAVVTAGPGVTDAVTGVANAYAASVPLLLIGGAAPTFNQSRGALQEMEQVDLFLRITKWADRIPSPELVPAYLAKAFRTMLTGRPGPVFLEIAWDVLSNGVEDPAIPVGYRSRARAAPDPEYVARACSVLESARHPAVIAGSSIWWDDAAAALVALAEKAQIPVFLNGAGRGSMPPDHPLFFQHCRKEALAEADVVVVIGTPLDFRLGYGEAFRPDARLIQIDADPAEIGRNRAVEVGIWADSRLALEAIAAGLGKGPDRSDFLRSLREREDKKQQKLEQFERDSGTPIHHSRLARELSDFANADGRDPIFVADGGNFVAMAAKTVRLKRPGRWLDPGPLGCLGVGAPFAIAAKLLHRDQPVFVIQGDGSFGLNGFDFETAVRFELPMVVVVGNDAAWGQIRLPQVAIFGAEKSPGTRLAPTRYDRVVEAFGGHGELVTEPEGIRPALERALASGKVACVNVMLDPDAPMKAGMMGYAV, encoded by the coding sequence ATGGCGGCGCTCACCGGTGGAGCCCTCGTCGCGAAGATGCTCGCGGCGGAAGGGATCCGGCACGTCTTCACGCTCTCGGGGCTCCACGTGGCCCCGATCTACGCCGGCTGCGTGGAGGAGGGGATCGCGATCGTGGACACCCGCCACGAGCAGGCCGCGGTCCACGCGGCGGACGCCTATGCCCGCCTGACGCGGGGTCCCGGTGTCGCAGTGGTGACCGCGGGACCCGGCGTCACCGACGCGGTGACGGGCGTCGCCAACGCCTACGCCGCGAGCGTTCCGCTGCTCCTCATCGGCGGCGCCGCGCCGACGTTCAACCAGTCCCGGGGCGCGCTCCAGGAGATGGAGCAGGTCGACCTCTTCCTCCGCATCACGAAGTGGGCCGACCGGATCCCCTCGCCCGAGCTCGTGCCCGCGTACCTGGCGAAGGCCTTCCGGACGATGCTCACCGGACGGCCCGGCCCGGTCTTCCTCGAGATCGCCTGGGACGTGCTCTCGAACGGCGTGGAGGATCCGGCGATCCCGGTGGGCTACCGCAGCCGCGCCCGCGCGGCCCCGGATCCCGAGTACGTGGCCCGTGCGTGCTCGGTGCTGGAGAGCGCCCGGCATCCGGCGGTGATCGCGGGATCCTCGATCTGGTGGGACGACGCCGCCGCGGCCCTGGTGGCGCTGGCGGAGAAGGCGCAGATCCCGGTCTTCCTGAACGGCGCCGGCCGCGGCTCGATGCCGCCGGATCATCCGCTCTTCTTCCAGCACTGCCGCAAGGAGGCCCTCGCGGAGGCGGACGTGGTGGTGGTGATCGGCACGCCCCTCGACTTCCGCCTCGGCTACGGCGAGGCCTTCCGCCCGGACGCCCGCCTGATCCAGATCGACGCCGATCCGGCGGAGATCGGAAGGAACCGCGCGGTGGAGGTCGGGATCTGGGCCGACTCCCGCCTGGCGCTGGAGGCGATCGCGGCGGGGTTGGGGAAGGGGCCGGACCGAAGCGACTTCCTCCGTTCTCTGCGAGAGCGAGAGGACAAGAAGCAGCAGAAGCTCGAGCAATTCGAGCGGGACTCCGGCACGCCGATCCACCACTCGCGCCTGGCCCGCGAGCTCTCGGACTTCGCGAACGCGGACGGGCGCGATCCGATCTTCGTGGCGGACGGCGGGAACTTCGTGGCGATGGCGGCCAAGACCGTCCGGCTGAAGCGCCCCGGGCGATGGCTGGACCCCGGCCCGCTGGGATGCCTCGGGGTGGGGGCGCCCTTCGCGATCGCTGCCAAACTGCTCCACCGCGACCAGCCGGTCTTCGTGATCCAGGGCGATGGATCCTTCGGCCTGAACGGCTTCGACTTCGAGACCGCGGTGCGCTTCGAGCTGCCGATGGTCGTGGTGGTCGGCAACGACGCGGCGTGGGGCCAGATCCGCCTGCCGCAGGTGGCGATCTTCGGCGCGGAGAAGAGCCCCGGCACCCGCCTCGCGCCCACGCGCTACGACCGGGTGGTGGAGGCCTTCGGCGGCCACGGCGAGCTGGTCACCGAGCCAGAGGGGATCCGGCCGGCGCTGGAGCGCGCCCTGGCCTCGGGCAAGGTCGCCTGCGTGAACGTGATGCTGGATCCGGACGCGCCGATGAAGGCCGGAATGATGGGCTACGCGGTGTAG